The Triticum aestivum cultivar Chinese Spring chromosome 3A, IWGSC CS RefSeq v2.1, whole genome shotgun sequence genome includes a region encoding these proteins:
- the LOC123058291 gene encoding probable protein S-acyltransferase 4 has protein sequence MEEEPNRRRLYQVWRGSNKFLCGGRLIFGPDAGSLFLSTVLIIGPLVGLCCQCITKMNSSTSDQKKNVLGLPVLIATVLLGLADLAFLLLTSSRDPGIVPRNARPPECGDEQQVVDMTTPSTEWVNAASPHLRVPRSKDVVVNGCVVKVKYCDTCLLYRPPRTSHCSICNNCVQKFDHHCPWVGQCIGLRNYRFFFLFISTSTLLCFYVFALSWLNIAAEREEYGGSLLKSMGGEVLSVVLIVFTFVSVWFVGGLTVFHLYLMSTNQTTYENFRYRYDKKENPYNRGALANIAEVFFTRMPPSLNRFRSWVSEDDDAYGGGGGGVLSPMSGGLDLEMGRKGVHYSPGGIPAILQGMDYSEMEKMDAVGVHVKDRQAAPEAPDLFVISPAWQHDVGCGGGGGEGERSPATVQDQDAERTLVSSNANSQR, from the exons ATGGAAGAAGAGCCGAATCGGAGGAGGCTGTATCAAGTTTGGAGAGGAAGCAAT AAATTTCTCTGCGGCGGGCGCCTAATCTTCGGTCCGGACGCGGGTTCCCTCTTCCTGTCCACAGTTCTAATCATAGGCCCCTTGGTCGGCCTATGCTGCCAGTGCATCACAAAGATGAACTCCAGCACCTCGGATCAGAAGAAGAATGTCCTTGGCCTGCCGGTCCTCATCGCCACGGTCCTTCTCGGCCTAGCG GATTTGGCATTCCTGCTCCTGACGTCGAGCAGGGATCCGGGGATAGTGCCGAGGAACGCGCGTCCTCCCGAGTGCGGCGACGAGCAGCAGGTGGTGGACATGACGACGCCGTCGACCGAGTGGGTGAACGCGGCGAGCCCCCACCTCCGCGTGCCCCGCTCCAAGGACGTGGTCGTCAACGGGTGCGTGGTCAAGGTAAAGTACTGCGACACGTGCCTGCTGTACCGCCCGCCCCGCACGTCCCACTGCTCCATCTGCAACAACTGCGTCCAGAAGTTCGACCACCACTGCCCCTGGGTCGGCCAGTGCATCGGCCTG CGGAACtaccgcttcttcttcctcttcatctccaCGTCCACGCTCCTCTGCTTTTACGTCTTCGCCCTGTCGTGGCTCAACATCGCCGCCGAGAGGGAGGAGTACGGCGGCTCACTGCTGAAGTCCATGGGCGGCGAGGTGTTGTCCGTCGTGCTCATCGTCTTCACCTTCGTGTCTGTGTGGTTCGTCGGCGGCCTCACCGTGTTCCACCTCTACCTCATGAGCACCAACCAGACCACGTACGAGAACTTCAGGTACAGGTACGACAAAAAGGAGAATCCCTACAACAGGGGCGCGCTAGCCAACATCGCCGAGGTCTTCTTTACGCGGATGCCGCCCTCGCTCAACCGTTTCCGGTCGTGGGTGTCGGAGGACGACGACGcgtacggcggcggcggtggcggcgtgctCTCTCCGATGAGCGGCGGGCTCGATCTGGAGATGGGGCGCAAGGGCGTGCACTACAGCCCCGGCGGCATCCCGGCGATCCTTCAGGGGATGGATTACAGCGAGATGGAGAAGATGGACGCTGTGGGTGTGCACGTCAAGGACCGGCAAGCGGCGCCCGAGGCGCCGGACCTGTTCGTAATCTCACCGGCCTGGCAGCACGACGTGggctgcggaggaggaggaggagaaggagaacgTAGCCCCGCAACTGTACAGGACCAAGATGCTGAGAGGACACTTGTGAGCTCGAATGCAAATTCTCAACGGTGA